In Clostridium thermosuccinogenes, the genomic stretch CTAAGTATTGAGCAGGCCATCGCATTTTTGCAAGCCAATGGGTATACTGTGAATATTTCTGATCTAGTGGCAATAACAAACTAATAGTGTAATTCCAGTTTCATCCACAGTCCTAGGTATTCCTTAAGGGCTTGCTTTGTTGCGGCCTTCGCGGGTCTTTTTTATTTTCACACTATCACCTTTCCATAGCTTCTCCTCATGCTTAGCGCTAAACTTTATCTTTTAATCTGATAAGGTTACCCGGCAATGCTTCAAACATATCAGGGTAATGCCCGCACCTTGCCCTTATCTGTGTATATTCCGCCTTACTGCCATCCTTTTTTAAATACAGCCTACGCCTATATATCTCATCGGCAAGTTCAGCAGCATGCATCGTTTTGTTTTCTGCCTCTGATAAGACAATTCTCATAGCTTCATGAAGTGTGTAGTAAGGCATTTCATTCATGCCAATTTCTGTATCAGTTAAATTGTTTTCATCATATTTTAAGACTATATAAGCTGGCTTATTATCTTTAAGCAGAACAACTTTTCCGTTCTTATCAACAACAGAGAACACATGGTCTATATTAGTTTTCAATGAATCAAAGGGAATTAAGCTGTCTATTCTAATATCCATAATTCACCACCCTATTACAATTATACATAAAAAATATTTATTTATCTATATATTTGTTTATACATTTGTATAAAAATAAAAACGCCACCAGTTAAGAAGGTTTCCTCCTCAACTGGCGGCAATCTTATTATAATCCTATAGATTCACTTCTATTTCTAACCCAGACTTAAATTCAACCAATATCCTGTCATCATATACCGTTGCTTTTTCAACCAGTTTTCTGACCAGTTTATCATCGAACTCCGTAATATCACCAGTTTGCGTGTTAAGGAAGTCCGTCATCTCAGCAATCCGATCCCTCTTATCTTGGCGAAGAGCGTTTCTTGAAAGTGTTTCTTGCCTTAAATCTCGCAACCTATAAATTTCATTTACAATATTATCGTATTCTTCCTTTAAATTTGCTTTTTGGATCAACTCGGTTTGGAGTTCTTCTAGCCTTTTATCAATGTCTGCTGTAGTCTCATCCAAATCCACGCTTAATACGGTTTCAATATTCTTCTTCAGTATGGCCAAAAAAGAGTTTTTTCCGCTGACCGCTACATTGATGGCTTCTACAATTTTCTCTTTAAGCGTATCTTCAAGTATAGTGGAAGCGGTACAAAATAAACCGGTGTTTTCCAATCTGCTGACGCATCTCCATACGATTGATTTCTTTCCTCGGTTATTCCAATGAACCCTGCGGAATATTTCATGACAGTTGCCGCAGAAAACCATCTGTGATAAAGGATGCTTGTTGCTATAGTTTCTTTTCTTTCCATTCTTACTTATATGCACACATCTTCTTTTGACAAGCTGTTCCTGAACCTGCATAAAAATTTCACGCGGGATTATAGGCTCATGGCTGTTTTCTACATAGTATTGTGGAACTATACCATTATTAGGTACCCTTTTCTTTGATAAAAAATCTACCGTATAGGTTTTCTGCAGCAGTGCATCACCGATATACTTTTCATTCCTCAAAATCTTATTGATGGTACTGGTATGCCATCTGGGATTGCCTGCACCCGTCAGAATTCCGTCAGCCTCCAAACCCCTAGCTATCTGTAGCATACTGGAACCTTCAAGATATTCTCTGTAAATGCGTTTGACGATCTCAGCCTCTTCAGGTACGATAACTAAATTGCCATCCTTATCCTTTGTATAGCCAAGAAACCGGTTGTGATTGATATGGATTTTTCCTTGCTGATATCGGTACTGAATACCCAGTTTTACATTCTGGCTTAACGATTGGCTTTCTTGCTGTGCCAAAGATGCCATAATGGTCAACAGGATTTCTCCTTTGGAATCCAATGTGTTTATATTTTCCTTTTCAAAGTAAACCGGAATATTTTTTTCTTTAAGCTGCCTTATGTACTTTAGGCAGTCCAGCGTATTTCTTGCAAACCGGCTGATAGATTTTGTAATTATCATATCAATTTTGCCCTGCATGCATTCTTCTATCATCCGGTTAAACTCTTCACGCTTTTTAGTATTAGTTCCAGTAATACCTTCATCTGCAAATATACCGGCTAACTCCCATTCGGGATTGCTTTTGATGTAATTTGTGTAGTGCTCAATCTGTGCTTCATAACTGGTTGCCTGCTCCTCGCTGTCCGTAGAAACACGGCAGTAAGCTGCTACCCGAAGCTTAGGCAATTCCTCGGCCTTTGCACTATTCCCGATTCGCTTACGGGCAGGAATTACCGTAACATTCCTGGTTGTCATCTAAAATCACCTCGCTTTTAATAAGACTATAAGCATACTCTGCCTGCTGAAATGGATCATCGTATAGATTATCTGGCATTGAAGCATGAAACTTGAAATTCAGGCATTTCTTTTCATTTCCTTTATATTCAAAAATCCTGCCAAGCACCTCAGCTCGCCTGCTTCTTTCCAGTTGTGCTTTTTCGAATGTGTCCTTGCTGATAATTTGATGATAGAATTTGTCCTCAACATACCGTTTATCTGAAAGCATTCTTGCAATAGATGTGTGGTAGCGCTTAATGCCCGCTTTTTGGGCTGCTTCGGTTAAAGAAAGCCCGGAAAGGTAAGCCTCAAATAGTTTTTCAATCTTAACTGCTTCCTCTTCATTAACGACAGCCCTGCCGTTTTGAATGTTATATCCAAAAGGTATATGGCTCATCATTTCACCAACCTTTCCCTTAAGTTCAACCCGCATTTCATTTTGAAACCTATTTCCTCCTGTGAAAACACAATGATTTCGCGGGTAAAATCCTCAAATATATCGCTATCAAATGCATCAATCTGCTTTTCAGCTTTCGTTGCAAAGTTAAGAAGCTTCTCAACCTCAACAAGAGCAGTCATGCTCCCATCGATTGCGCGTTTTATGGCTTCTTTTTGTTCTTTTAATATGGCTGCTTCTTTGAGCAGCTCATTTTTCTGTGTATTAAAAAGAGCGGGTTCCAGGTATCCTTTGGCCATAAGTCCCATAATCATCTGAACTCGCTCTGTATTTTCTTTGATTTTTGTTTCCATCTCCTGAATCTTTGTTATGTTATCTGAGTAATTTGTCTTCTTTAAGCTTTGCAACAATGGCCTTAGAATGAACTTATGACCGAAAATAAGCTTATTGATCATAACAACGAAGGCCTGATGGATCGCATCCTCTCTGACAAACTTCATGGAACAGCTTGATGCGTCCTTTATGTGCTTTGTGCAGCACCATGCAATATATTTACGGTCACCGCTTCCATGAATTCGACGCTTGAAACTGCTGCCACATTCTGCGCATTTGATTTTACCAGAGAAAGGGTAGCGTTTTTGATACTTGCTGCTTCCCTTAATTACACCTTTTTCTTTTCCTCTTTGCTTTAATATCTCTTGGGCGGCTTCAAACTCCTCATGGGATATAATAGCTTCATGATGATCTTTTATCATGTATTGATCTTTTTCCCCACGATTATAATGCCGCTTAAAATTCTCATCTGTATAGGTCTTTTGCAGAAGGACATCCCCGGTATATTTTTCATTGCTAAGAATACCGCGGATAGTGGTCGCTGTCCAATGCGAACCTCTCTTTGTTGGGATTTTATCCAAATTTAACCCATCTGCAATTTTCTGTGTGCCTTTACCGTCCAAAGCCTCGGAAAAAATCCGCTTTACGATTTCAGCCTGTTCTTTATTGATAAATAGCTTTCCATCCACATAATCGTAACCATAGGGAGGATACGAAATTTTGTATGTTCCGTTTTGGAACCTACGTCTGATAGACCACTTACTATTTTCAGCAATGGATAAGGATTCGTTTTCTGCAAGACTGCTCAAAATTGTCAGCACCAATTCGCCTTCCATGCGCTGCGTGTTTATATTCTCTTTCTCGAAATAGATGAAAACACCGAGATCAGTAAGTTTTCGCACCATCTCAATGCAGTCGGTTGTATTTCTGGCAAATCTGCTGACTGACTTGGTTATAATAAAGTCAATTTTCTTGTTTTCACAATCTGCAAGCAGCCTTAAAAGTCCAGTTCGGTTTTCCTTTTTTGTGCCTGAAATGCCTTCATCATAATAAATCCCTGCAAATTCCCAATCAGGATTTGCTTTTATATAGGATTCATAATGGTCCTTTTGCGCTTCCAGGCTTGCCATTTGTTCATCACTGTCTGTTGAAACCCTGCAATAAGCCGCTACCCTCACCTTTGGCTTGAAAGCTTGGAGAGCATTGTTTCCATCAATCCTTGTTACCTTTCTCACTGTTTTCACCTCCTTTGGGCATGTGACATGTTACCTCTGTGTGCCGCTAATAGCAAGCTAATTAGGCCATAAGCTGTGCATACATCGGCGAGAAAGTTTTGCGGTTCAACTTGTCGATTTTGTTGAATTCTTCTTCTGAAATCAGTCCCGCCTTAAGCATCCTCTGCAGAATTTTGTATGCCCGCCAGTAATCAACCTCTCTTTGAAATTCCTCCTGTGTTATCTTTGTATAGTTCGTTTCCTGCGGGTTATATGGTAAATGATTAGCCGCCTCTATCATTCAAGCACCTCCTATAAAAACTTAGGACAGCCGCGATTGGCTGTCCTTTATCGTTATTCCGGTAATTTCAGAACTTGTCCGGGGTAAATAGTATCTGAAGTCAGGCCATTGAGTTTCTTAATCTCTGGATATCTTGTTCCTCTACCGAGTTCTTTTTCCGCTATTCTCCATAAGGTATCGCCTTTTTGCACTGTATAGGTTCTATTGCCCTTGTTATCAGGAATGCTGTTTACAATTACAAGGTTTTCTTTTGCTACCCAAGTGTTTATGCCTGCGATTTCTTGACCGCCGGATTTCTTAACCTTTTTGCCAAGCAATACACATTCTTTGCCGCCTTTTATGACCGGCTTGCCTTTGTATAAAGTCTGTGTGACCCTGTGGTAATAGTCATTTTTGACCCACGTTGGAACTTCCACACTGCCGGGGTAGTAATTCTTTACACTGACCTTAAACTCCACCATATCTCCAATTCCAATATCAGTATTGATATCTGTACTGTTCTCCAGCGCTTTTTTTACTGCTTTACGGAAAGTGTCCATATTCTCCCCATGCTTGGGAAACCAGTGCATCACATCAGCATGGTTGCTGGCAATACCGAGCTTATATCCTTCGGAGTGGCAGATGATGTCATTCTCATTAAGACCGTACTTCTTGCAGAGCATAACGCAGAGTTCAACAGCATTCTGCCACGCTTTACGGAAATAATCTTCCTGCTTTGCTGCATCATAACCCACCATTACCGACCCGGATTTATACGAAAACCCAGCAGGCTCACAGATTTCAAAGCCAATATGGGTATTGTTGGCTGCTCCTCCCGCATGCCACCCGCGATGATCCCAAGGCAGGTATTGCCAAACCTCTTTATCGTCTACAAAAGCGTGAACACATACCTGCCTATTTATTTCGCCGGCCTTGTAAGATTTGTTCCAACGGGAAAACCACTCAGCCGCCATTACACCCGGCACAGCCGTCGAATGTACCATGATTCCTTTAGGCGTGATTTTTCGACCAGCTGTATAGCAATCGTTTCGCGTCATGTATTTAGTAAAAAGCTTCATTTCTTTTTATCCTCCTCATTTGAGTGGCCATGCAGTTGTTCCAATGCGTTCTTCAGCTTTTCAGGAATGGGCAGTCCTATATGTGCTGCATTCTCAAGAATTGAAATTCCCTCGTTACTCAGGTAAAAGAAAATCACCGCTGTCCGGATTGCCCCGCCGTTGCCGAGCACCTGGCTGTCGATTATGTGTCCCACACCCACAAGTACAAAAATAAGTACCTTCTTAAAGATGCCCTTGGCTCCGACTTCACTCGAAAGCTTTCTGTCTACAATGGCACACATCACGCCGGTCACATAGTCAATGGCCACAAAAGCGATGAGCGCATATAAAAATCCATCCAGCCCTCCAAGAAACCAGCCAAGAAATCCACCAATAGCAGTAAAAACCGCCTGTACCCAGTTCCATACCGTTTTCATTGTCTTAACCCTCCGTTCAACTTGAATTTTGCATATAAAAAAGCGCCCTGCCTTAAAGCAAAGCGCTGAATATATAAAACTTTTAACCTACATTTGCTTCGGAAGCGCCTCCCACAGCCGCATATCCTCCTGTCCAAGCGACCAGATGGCTATACCTCGCAGTTTCCACCGATAAGCCGCTTCATTTGCCCAGTAAACAAGGCTATCCACATCCTGATAATACAGAATAGAAAAACCATCTGCATCTCCGAGGAAGAGACGGGATATCCAGATATTGATGTCTTTTGGTATAATTTTTACTTCATAGTCATTACCGCAGGAAAGCGTCAAAAGTTGTGAGTGGAAAAAGTCATAGTCCATCGAAATGTCCTCACTGCGAGTTACTGATTCCTCCACATCGCTATTTACTGAAAACACCTGAAATTCATCATCCCACGTGACACCAGTGCGAGCAAGCCTGCCAAAGCCGGTTATAGTTCCATCCGGAAGTTCCACATCAAAACACTCGTATGGTTCATATACCCACGCATCACCCAGCCGCAGCAGCTCGCATACCGTCCGGTTGTCCGAGCAGTACCCTGCATAACCATTACCACCGATTACATTCACTGTGAAACGCAGGGTTGAAGCTGCACCAGAATATACTCTTACCTTATTGCCGCGTTTTCGCATCTCTATAGTATACATATTCGGATTAGCACGAAGATCGGCATCTGCAGTTTTTAAGAAACTGGTGGAATAGCTACCAAGCAAGGAATTACCTTGATAAAGCTCGACTCTTTGCGTATCATAATTTAAGCAGCAGAAAATATCTCCAAGGAACACCCCAGCCCGTCCACTGCTATTTTGAGGGAAGGCCAGCCTTGCCCGGATATGGATGTCGGAGAACCCGTCGTATTTCCATGCAAGTTTGCCATATCCCTCAAGCTGGGAATATGGACGGCTTTCTGTGCTGTCTGGGTCCTGCCAAACATCCCATTCGCCATCCAACACAGTCCAGTAGTTTTCAGGCAGGATGTTCCTGTCCCGAAAATCTTCATACCAAATAAGCGCCGAGTCGGGTTTTCTTCGCAACACTTCAAAGGTCAGTTTAAAACCTCGATCCGGCTCGACCATCACACCATTTACATCCTTGAACTGCCGGGGTGAGAGCATAAAACAGGCTTCACCGACAAAGGGATGCTCCGAAAATCCGCTGCAAACCCTAAAACCGTAAAACTGGACTCCCGGCACACCACCGCTTATGCTGACAGCATGCGTTCCCTCTTGGAGAAATACACCTTTTGCAAGTGTCAACCAGCAAACTCTTCTCCAGTATGGCCACCATAAACGGTTCTCGCTGAAAGTCTTTGATTCACCATCAAGGGAAACGATAATCGCATTTTTGTCCCAGTAAGGAAAGCAAAGCTGTACTGCAATATCGTAATATCCCGCTTCTCTTATCTCAAAACGGTACTCTGCTGACGCCTGGTCATCTCCAAGCGAGGCCATCTCATCAGTAATAATGACATTTCCTTCGTATTCATCCGGAACTCCGTTCCTGTCAATATAAATGGTTCCGAACTCCGCTTTCTGCTCCTTGCCATAGCTTGTCAAATATCTTCGCCTGTTATAAACCCCTTTTAGCAGCGGATATTCCCAGGATACAGCATCCCATCCTTCCATATAATCATATACATGAGGAAGAGCCCAAGGTACTTTGTTATAGTCATCCCAGTAAGCCACAATTGGAATAAACGGCTGGGGCGGTGCATCGCCTGTGAAATTGTAAACCCCAGTCATCCAGTATTTAGCCGCATAGTAGGTGTTGGACACTCCACGATAAGTTATTCCAAGGTTTTCAGGGGTATCATGGATCCTCCAGTTCCAGCCATAGGCAGGCAGACCCATGAATATCTTGTCCGGTGACATAACGGAAACAGCATAATCATATATGCCCTCAAGCCAGTCCCGAGGAGATACCGGGCCGGGAGCAGAGCCCGCCCATGCCATGCCATAGCTCATGATGGCGGCGGTATCGCAATAGTCGTTAAGATCGGCATAAACACACCAGTTTTCACCGCCCACCGAGCCTTGAACGCCGGTCATACCCGGCAGGCAGATGTTGACAAACTTTGTTGCATCATAAGACTTAACAGTATTGTATATATCCCTAAATAAAGCATTCGCCGCATCCTTGTTTTCATAACCTCCACCGCGCTCAAGGTCAATATCTACCCCAGCGCACCATGGATACTTGTTCATGATTCGGATGATTTCAGTGAGAAACTTATCCTTTGCACCGTTTTGGTTGTTGCGAAGTGCAGTAAAAATATTGGCTATTCCATGATTCATAATAGTGAGCAGCCACTTAATATGAGGCCATTTCTGAATATACGGAAGCATGCTGCTGATGCTGGTACCGGTTTCAGTAATTGTGCCTGTTGCGTCAACCTCAAAAGTAAAAATGCCTACCGTATCAAAGCGGTCACCATAGTCTCTAAGTGCTTCATACATTCGGGCATTTCCCATAAAACTCCACACCATGCACCGCTTACCTTTTAAAAAATCCCTCACAACCGGTCACCGCCTTCCTGCATCTCCTGAAATTCAAAGAGCACCCGCGCCGATTTTCTCTCTTCCAGCTTCACCATATGTTTGCTATCCCATGCCGCAGAGTATTGATAAAATCCATCCTTACGAGTAGGGCTTCCGTTTTTAAGGCATTGGCGGGTGGAAGCCTTGAGCGCCAGCTCATCGCCTGCATTAACCGGGTCAAGAAACTTTACCTTATGCGCACCTACACCTTGGGATAGTTCAATACTCCCTGCGGCCATATCCTGTATAGGATAGATATAGCAGTCAAGGCCAGCAGAAGTTTTGCCAAGGTTGAATAAAATTACAGTCTCCGCTGTTCGCACCACACCGTTATAATGCCGGGGCGGAACTGGCTGCCCGTTTTCCTGCATTTTCGTTAACATTTTGCTCGTGTGGACGGTATAGCCTGTTAACTGATCACCATCCTCAAGCTGCAGGTCGGTGAAATAGATTATTCCGGTACAGTCGGAAATCTTGAGAATCACAGTAACGCCCACCACATGTTTAGTGCTTTTTAGTTGTATGGTTTCTGTAAATCTTGAAAACTGCATCCATTTCACCTACCCGTCTAATGTCCACTGAATTTCGCATACATGCCCGATCCATCCGGTGGAAACCGAACCACCCTGAAGCAATAAGTCTGTAAAGTACACTGTGCCGGTGCAGTCAGTGACGCACAGCCTGACGGTGATAGATTTGACTCTGCTGATACTTTTGGGAGAAATACTGTGTGCGATTTGATTGAAATATGCCATATCTACCACCCTCAAATCAGGTCTATAAATCTTGTTTCTGTTGTACCGTCCTCGTATTCAATAACCACTTCAACGCCCACCTGGCCGTTTTCACCCTTTTCGAGGTTTTCGGAAGCAATTTGTGCTGAAAAAGTGTAGCTTTTACGCGTTGCTGGATATACCGTCTGTGACAGACTCTTTGTCATACCAGGTACACCGACAGCCTTGAAGGAAGCAGTTCCCGAAACACCATTCTCAGTATCCACTTCAAAACCGGAATTGACCCAGTAGGCAAAACCGTCATCTGCCCGGGAATTGCGCAGATGGTTGAATGGTACCATATCTTTAATTTCCTGACGGTTTACCAACTCTGCTGAGGACAGCGCATCTGCTGCCTTGTCCCACTGTGCTGAAGAATCGCCGAGTTCCCGCAGTTTAGTTGAAAGCTCGATCACTGTTTTCCAAGGCTCCTGCAAGTTATACTGCCTTCTCACAACACGTGTCTTTACCAAAAGGCCTAGTTCTTTATCGTCCACTGTAACAATATCACCCAGTTTCCATGCTTCGTGCTCATAACCGGTTAGCGCAGATAAATCCATTGCAGACAGTACATAAGAAACGCGAGGCTTCGAATATTCTGCAAGCCGCATTTTTGCATATTCCAGCATCTGATACGGATTTGTAAACGACGAACAATCAAGCGTCGACACCCTCACTTCACTGGAAAAAGTGTAATCTTCCACGTATTCCTTACCTCCATTAATTGAAGCGAAGGTCAATCCGTCCTTTCCATAAGCATAGAGCCTTGTCACTAATTCACGTGTATCGACTACCCGCTGAATACTTTTCAAAT encodes the following:
- a CDS encoding recombinase family protein, producing the protein MTTRNVTVIPARKRIGNSAKAEELPKLRVAAYCRVSTDSEEQATSYEAQIEHYTNYIKSNPEWELAGIFADEGITGTNTKKREEFNRMIEECMQGKIDMIITKSISRFARNTLDCLKYIRQLKEKNIPVYFEKENINTLDSKGEILLTIMASLAQQESQSLSQNVKLGIQYRYQQGKIHINHNRFLGYTKDKDGNLVIVPEEAEIVKRIYREYLEGSSMLQIARGLEADGILTGAGNPRWHTSTINKILRNEKYIGDALLQKTYTVDFLSKKRVPNNGIVPQYYVENSHEPIIPREIFMQVQEQLVKRRCVHISKNGKKRNYSNKHPLSQMVFCGNCHEIFRRVHWNNRGKKSIVWRCVSRLENTGLFCTASTILEDTLKEKIVEAINVAVSGKNSFLAILKKNIETVLSVDLDETTADIDKRLEELQTELIQKANLKEEYDNIVNEIYRLRDLRQETLSRNALRQDKRDRIAEMTDFLNTQTGDITEFDDKLVRKLVEKATVYDDRILVEFKSGLEIEVNL
- a CDS encoding recombinase; translated protein: MRVELKGKVGEMMSHIPFGYNIQNGRAVVNEEEAVKIEKLFEAYLSGLSLTEAAQKAGIKRYHTSIARMLSDKRYVEDKFYHQIISKDTFEKAQLERSRRAEVLGRIFEYKGNEKKCLNFKFHASMPDNLYDDPFQQAEYAYSLIKSEVILDDNQECYGNSCP
- a CDS encoding recombinase family protein, with amino-acid sequence MRKVTRIDGNNALQAFKPKVRVAAYCRVSTDSDEQMASLEAQKDHYESYIKANPDWEFAGIYYDEGISGTKKENRTGLLRLLADCENKKIDFIITKSVSRFARNTTDCIEMVRKLTDLGVFIYFEKENINTQRMEGELVLTILSSLAENESLSIAENSKWSIRRRFQNGTYKISYPPYGYDYVDGKLFINKEQAEIVKRIFSEALDGKGTQKIADGLNLDKIPTKRGSHWTATTIRGILSNEKYTGDVLLQKTYTDENFKRHYNRGEKDQYMIKDHHEAIISHEEFEAAQEILKQRGKEKGVIKGSSKYQKRYPFSGKIKCAECGSSFKRRIHGSGDRKYIAWCCTKHIKDASSCSMKFVREDAIHQAFVVMINKLIFGHKFILRPLLQSLKKTNYSDNITKIQEMETKIKENTERVQMIMGLMAKGYLEPALFNTQKNELLKEAAILKEQKEAIKRAIDGSMTALVEVEKLLNFATKAEKQIDAFDSDIFEDFTREIIVFSQEEIGFKMKCGLNLRERLVK
- a CDS encoding SHOCT domain-containing protein, which gives rise to MIEAANHLPYNPQETNYTKITQEEFQREVDYWRAYKILQRMLKAGLISEEEFNKIDKLNRKTFSPMYAQLMA
- a CDS encoding N-acetylmuramoyl-L-alanine amidase → MKLFTKYMTRNDCYTAGRKITPKGIMVHSTAVPGVMAAEWFSRWNKSYKAGEINRQVCVHAFVDDKEVWQYLPWDHRGWHAGGAANNTHIGFEICEPAGFSYKSGSVMVGYDAAKQEDYFRKAWQNAVELCVMLCKKYGLNENDIICHSEGYKLGIASNHADVMHWFPKHGENMDTFRKAVKKALENSTDINTDIGIGDMVEFKVSVKNYYPGSVEVPTWVKNDYYHRVTQTLYKGKPVIKGGKECVLLGKKVKKSGGQEIAGINTWVAKENLVIVNSIPDNKGNRTYTVQKGDTLWRIAEKELGRGTRYPEIKKLNGLTSDTIYPGQVLKLPE
- a CDS encoding phage holin family protein, giving the protein MKTVWNWVQAVFTAIGGFLGWFLGGLDGFLYALIAFVAIDYVTGVMCAIVDRKLSSEVGAKGIFKKVLIFVLVGVGHIIDSQVLGNGGAIRTAVIFFYLSNEGISILENAAHIGLPIPEKLKNALEQLHGHSNEEDKKK
- a CDS encoding glycosyl hydrolase family 18 protein; the encoded protein is MRDFLKGKRCMVWSFMGNARMYEALRDYGDRFDTVGIFTFEVDATGTITETGTSISSMLPYIQKWPHIKWLLTIMNHGIANIFTALRNNQNGAKDKFLTEIIRIMNKYPWCAGVDIDLERGGGYENKDAANALFRDIYNTVKSYDATKFVNICLPGMTGVQGSVGGENWCVYADLNDYCDTAAIMSYGMAWAGSAPGPVSPRDWLEGIYDYAVSVMSPDKIFMGLPAYGWNWRIHDTPENLGITYRGVSNTYYAAKYWMTGVYNFTGDAPPQPFIPIVAYWDDYNKVPWALPHVYDYMEGWDAVSWEYPLLKGVYNRRRYLTSYGKEQKAEFGTIYIDRNGVPDEYEGNVIITDEMASLGDDQASAEYRFEIREAGYYDIAVQLCFPYWDKNAIIVSLDGESKTFSENRLWWPYWRRVCWLTLAKGVFLQEGTHAVSISGGVPGVQFYGFRVCSGFSEHPFVGEACFMLSPRQFKDVNGVMVEPDRGFKLTFEVLRRKPDSALIWYEDFRDRNILPENYWTVLDGEWDVWQDPDSTESRPYSQLEGYGKLAWKYDGFSDIHIRARLAFPQNSSGRAGVFLGDIFCCLNYDTQRVELYQGNSLLGSYSTSFLKTADADLRANPNMYTIEMRKRGNKVRVYSGAASTLRFTVNVIGGNGYAGYCSDNRTVCELLRLGDAWVYEPYECFDVELPDGTITGFGRLARTGVTWDDEFQVFSVNSDVEESVTRSEDISMDYDFFHSQLLTLSCGNDYEVKIIPKDINIWISRLFLGDADGFSILYYQDVDSLVYWANEAAYRWKLRGIAIWSLGQEDMRLWEALPKQM